A single window of Ignavibacteriota bacterium DNA harbors:
- a CDS encoding AMP-binding protein gives MKSKVKLYDVPQITSIQEMILRSSEVYRDKLALEDLQNYPISKVTFAQLKENLLRFGKALKALGLNERTHIALIGENRVQWSISYLTLMCFNYVVVPIDKNLTENEILNIIHESDSEAIIFSDTFTNTLTENKSVLKKLRILINMDKADPDGQFLSMKSIIDNQIIGDTTILPKINPEDLAEIIFTSGSLGRAKGVMLSQKNLASNLVDMLSMLMMYPEDRFLSVLPIHHTYECTCGMLCPLYAGSSIHYARSLKTVAEDMQKVKATIVLGVPLLFDKMFKKVMKAINEDKKKSFLVPKLIKLTNLTQKIGIKDLKKKIFKELQNKFGGAIRIFIVGGAAADPVVAEGLQGFGFSFLQGYGLTETSPILALNQAENFKNNAAGIPLPNVQIKIMDKDEDGIGEIYAKGNNVMLGYYKDSAKTKDAFFDGWFKTGDLGFIDSDGFLHISGRKKNVIISKSGKNVFPEEIEDQLNHSPFILECLVYGEKSEKQDEIIAAQIVVDAEAFILFSQENNVQITDELINETIEKEVAKVNKNLASHKKIVKFNIRENEFVKTTTQKIKRYLVS, from the coding sequence ATGAAAAGTAAAGTTAAATTATACGATGTTCCTCAAATTACCAGTATTCAAGAAATGATATTACGATCATCGGAAGTTTACAGAGATAAGCTTGCGCTTGAAGATCTGCAAAACTATCCCATATCAAAAGTTACGTTTGCACAGCTTAAAGAAAATCTATTAAGATTTGGGAAAGCTTTAAAAGCACTCGGATTAAATGAACGAACACATATTGCTTTAATTGGAGAGAATAGAGTTCAATGGTCAATTTCATATTTAACATTAATGTGCTTTAACTACGTTGTTGTTCCCATTGATAAAAATCTTACCGAAAATGAAATTCTAAATATTATTCACGAATCTGATTCCGAAGCAATTATTTTTTCCGATACTTTTACAAATACGCTAACGGAAAATAAGTCCGTCTTAAAAAAATTAAGGATCTTAATAAACATGGACAAAGCAGATCCCGACGGACAATTTTTAAGCATGAAAAGTATAATCGATAATCAGATAATAGGCGACACAACAATATTACCCAAAATTAATCCCGAAGACTTAGCGGAAATTATTTTTACTTCGGGTTCACTTGGCAGAGCTAAAGGAGTAATGCTTTCCCAAAAGAATCTTGCTTCAAATTTGGTTGATATGTTAAGTATGTTAATGATGTATCCTGAAGACAGGTTTTTATCAGTTTTACCAATTCACCATACTTACGAATGCACTTGCGGAATGCTGTGTCCGCTTTATGCAGGTTCATCAATTCATTATGCCCGCTCGCTTAAAACCGTCGCCGAAGATATGCAGAAGGTAAAAGCTACAATTGTTTTGGGTGTTCCGTTATTGTTTGATAAGATGTTTAAAAAAGTAATGAAGGCAATTAACGAAGATAAGAAAAAGTCGTTTCTTGTTCCTAAATTGATAAAACTTACAAATCTTACTCAAAAAATTGGAATAAAAGATCTAAAGAAAAAAATATTTAAAGAGCTGCAAAATAAATTCGGCGGTGCGATTAGAATATTTATTGTGGGCGGCGCGGCAGCTGATCCGGTTGTTGCAGAAGGTCTGCAGGGATTTGGTTTCTCATTTTTACAGGGTTATGGATTAACAGAAACATCTCCTATTCTTGCATTGAACCAAGCAGAAAATTTTAAAAATAATGCGGCAGGAATTCCGCTGCCTAACGTACAGATTAAAATAATGGATAAAGATGAAGATGGAATCGGTGAAATTTATGCAAAGGGAAATAATGTTATGTTGGGTTATTACAAGGATTCCGCCAAAACAAAAGACGCGTTTTTTGATGGTTGGTTCAAAACAGGCGACTTAGGTTTTATTGATTCTGATGGATTTCTTCACATTTCCGGAAGAAAGAAAAATGTAATAATATCAAAAAGCGGAAAAAATGTTTTTCCGGAAGAAATTGAAGATCAGCTAAATCACAGTCCGTTTATTTTAGAATGTCTTGTCTACGGGGAAAAAAGCGAGAAACAAGACGAAATCATAGCCGCTCAAATTGTAGTAGATGCCGAAGCTTTTATTTTATTCTCGCAGGAAAATAATGTTCAAATTACAGATGAATTAATAAATGAAACAATTGAAAAAGAAGTGGCGAAAGTAAATAAAAACCTTGCTTCGCATAAAAAAATAGTAAAATTCAATATCCGCGAAAACGAATTTGTTAAAACAACAACGCAAAAGATTAAAAGATATTTGGTTAGCTAA